From the genome of Candidatus Brocadiaceae bacterium, one region includes:
- the queA gene encoding tRNA preQ1(34) S-adenosylmethionine ribosyltransferase-isomerase QueA has translation MLPEHLVAAVPAARRDESRLMVLDRASGALQHRSFRDLPDFLRRGDLLILNDARVLPARLKARRDTGGAVEVLLVRPAPAGARDGRQWLAMARSGGRLRPGEVLHLGEAGPGITMVRPEGDGWIVALGDRQTPPQEVMARGTMPLPPYILKSRRRLGLSEQMPDLDRERYQTVFARREGAVAAPTAGLHFTDSLLERVRARGVHVCTLTLLVGPGTFRPVRTRRIEDHRLDAECYRMPAETARAVREALAEGRWVVATGTTCCRVLEHVARTGRWEGHDGWTDLYVYPPFEFRVLGALITNFHLPRSTLLMLVAAFAGLPQVRAAYRAAVEEQYRFYSYGDAMLIV, from the coding sequence ATGCTGCCCGAGCACCTGGTGGCCGCCGTGCCCGCCGCCCGCCGCGACGAGTCGCGGCTGATGGTGCTGGACCGTGCCTCGGGCGCCCTGCAGCACCGGTCGTTCCGCGACCTGCCGGACTTCCTGCGCCGGGGCGACCTCCTGATACTGAACGACGCGCGCGTGCTGCCGGCCCGCCTGAAGGCGCGGCGCGACACCGGCGGGGCGGTGGAGGTGCTCCTGGTGCGCCCGGCCCCGGCGGGCGCCCGGGACGGGCGCCAATGGCTGGCGATGGCGCGCAGCGGCGGCCGCCTGCGCCCGGGCGAGGTGCTGCACCTGGGCGAGGCCGGGCCGGGCATCACGATGGTGCGGCCCGAGGGCGACGGGTGGATCGTGGCCCTGGGCGACCGGCAGACCCCGCCGCAGGAGGTGATGGCGCGCGGCACGATGCCCCTGCCGCCGTACATCCTCAAGTCGCGGCGGCGCCTGGGCCTCTCCGAGCAGATGCCCGACCTGGACCGTGAGCGCTACCAGACCGTCTTCGCCCGCCGGGAGGGCGCCGTGGCCGCCCCGACGGCCGGGCTGCACTTCACCGATTCGCTGCTGGAGCGCGTCCGTGCACGCGGCGTGCACGTGTGCACGCTGACCCTTCTGGTGGGACCGGGCACGTTCCGGCCGGTGCGCACCCGGCGCATCGAGGACCACCGCCTGGACGCCGAGTGCTACCGGATGCCCGCCGAAACGGCCCGGGCCGTGCGGGAGGCCCTGGCCGAGGGCCGGTGGGTGGTGGCCACGGGCACGACCTGCTGCCGCGTGCTGGAGCACGTGGCCCGGACCGGCCGGTGGGAGGGCCACGACGGCTGGACGGACCTGTACGTCTACCCGCCGTTCGAGTTCCGCGTCCTGGGGGCGCTGATCACGAACTTCCACCTGCCGCGCAGCACCCTGCTGATGCTGGTGGCGGCGTTCGCCGGGCTGCCGCAGGTCCGCGCCGCCTACCGGGCGGCCGTCGAGGAGCAGTACCGTTTCTACAGCTACGGCGACGCGATGCTGATCGTCTGA
- the tgt gene encoding tRNA guanosine(34) transglycosylase Tgt, whose protein sequence is MEFEVQVNDARTRARAGRLTLRSGSVQTPIFMPVGSRATVRGLTPAHVRDTGARMLLANAYHLALRPGADVVAGLGGLHAFMAWDGPILTDSGGYQVFSLAEHRELTEGGVFFRSPVDGARMFLGPRECMAFQERLGADVAMVLDHCPPYPCTRELAAQAVERTLRWSAACRGIHRRRDQALFGIVQGSVFDDLRERSARGTADLGFDGYAIGGVSVGEGDELRRGVVARTAPLLPGERPRYLMGVGFPVDIVMAIGEGIDMFDCVAPTRMGRNATAFTPQGRLRLRNSAARTDPRPVQDDCACLCCRLYSRAYLNHLFRVGEMLGPVLLSIHNLTFYGSLMARAREAILAGRFGRFRDEFVARYTQTESNP, encoded by the coding sequence ATGGAATTCGAGGTCCAGGTGAACGACGCCCGCACGCGCGCGCGTGCCGGGCGCCTGACGCTGCGCAGCGGCTCTGTTCAGACGCCCATCTTCATGCCCGTCGGCAGCCGCGCGACCGTGCGCGGCCTCACGCCGGCGCACGTGCGCGACACGGGCGCCCGCATGCTGCTGGCCAACGCATACCACCTGGCCCTGCGGCCGGGTGCCGACGTGGTGGCCGGCCTGGGCGGCCTGCACGCGTTCATGGCCTGGGACGGCCCCATCCTGACCGACAGCGGCGGCTACCAGGTCTTCTCGTTGGCCGAACATCGTGAACTGACCGAGGGGGGCGTGTTCTTCCGCAGCCCCGTGGACGGCGCGCGCATGTTCCTGGGGCCGCGCGAGTGCATGGCGTTCCAGGAGCGGCTCGGGGCGGACGTCGCCATGGTGCTGGACCACTGCCCGCCGTATCCGTGCACGCGCGAACTCGCCGCACAGGCCGTCGAGCGCACGCTGCGCTGGAGCGCCGCCTGCCGCGGCATCCACCGCCGCCGGGACCAGGCGTTGTTCGGCATCGTGCAGGGCAGCGTCTTCGACGACCTGCGAGAGCGGAGCGCGCGCGGCACGGCCGACCTGGGCTTCGACGGCTACGCCATCGGCGGGGTGAGCGTGGGGGAGGGCGACGAGCTGCGGCGCGGCGTGGTGGCCCGCACGGCGCCCCTGCTGCCGGGGGAGCGGCCGCGGTACCTCATGGGCGTCGGGTTCCCGGTCGACATCGTGATGGCGATCGGCGAGGGCATCGACATGTTCGACTGCGTGGCGCCGACCCGCATGGGGCGCAACGCGACGGCCTTCACGCCGCAGGGGCGGCTGCGGCTGCGCAACAGCGCCGCCCGCACCGACCCGCGCCCCGTGCAGGACGATTGCGCGTGTCTCTGCTGTCGGTTATACTCGCGGGCGTACCTGAACCACCTGTTCCGCGTCGGCGAGATGCTCGGGCCGGTCCTGCTCAGCATCCACAACCTGACCTTCTACGGGAGCCTGATGGCGCGGGCCCGGGAGGCGATCCTCGCCGGGCGGTTCGGGCGGTTCCGCGACGAGTTTGTCGCCCGTTACACGCAGACTGAGAGCAATCCATGA
- the yajC gene encoding preprotein translocase subunit YajC, translating to MTSVARMLFVLAGEVGGPAAGGRPEGSPLQALWSFLPFIIILVAFFWFTSRSQRKREETRRQMLDSIQPRDDVITIGGIRGRVVQIMDDELVLRVDPEKDVKITIARSGISRKVGDDAPQ from the coding sequence ATGACATCCGTCGCTCGCATGCTGTTCGTTCTGGCCGGGGAAGTCGGCGGCCCGGCCGCCGGCGGCCGTCCCGAGGGAAGCCCCCTGCAGGCTCTCTGGAGCTTCCTGCCGTTCATCATCATCCTGGTCGCCTTCTTCTGGTTCACGAGCCGTTCGCAGCGCAAGCGTGAGGAGACGCGGCGGCAGATGCTGGACAGCATCCAGCCGCGGGACGACGTCATCACCATCGGCGGCATCCGGGGACGCGTCGTCCAGATCATGGACGACGAACTGGTCCTGCGGGTCGACCCCGAGAAGGACGTGAAGATCACCATCGCCCGCTCGGGCATCAGCCGCAAGGTGGGCGACGACGCCCCGCAGTGA
- the rpsJ gene encoding 30S ribosomal protein S10, whose product MAGERIRIRMEAYDHRVLDRSARQIVETATRTGARVSGPVLLPTHVERYTVLRSPHVDKKSREQFEIRTHKRLIDIMEPTVHTVDALNNLRVPAGVEIKIKV is encoded by the coding sequence GTGGCGGGAGAACGCATCAGGATCCGGATGGAAGCTTATGACCACCGCGTTCTGGACAGGTCGGCTCGTCAGATTGTGGAGACGGCCACCCGGACCGGGGCGCGCGTGAGCGGCCCCGTCCTTCTGCCGACGCACGTCGAGCGCTATACGGTTCTGCGGTCTCCGCACGTGGACAAGAAGTCGCGCGAACAGTTTGAGATCCGCACGCACAAGCGTCTGATTGACATCATGGAGCCGACAGTCCACACCGTCGATGCCCTCAACAACCTGAGGGTGCCGGCCGGCGTGGAGATCAAGATCAAGGTGTGA
- the rplC gene encoding 50S ribosomal protein L3, whose translation MVKALLGKKIGMTQVFDEAGAVVPATVLQVGPCMVTQVKTPPADRVPGVQIGFDEARRKRVTRPLAGHFAAAGVSPQRILRDVQPDGDEMPALGQELRVDIFDGVSKVDVVGLSKGRGTAGVVKRHGFGGQPETHGGRTRRIPGSIGSGTWPGRVWKGKKMAGHMGAARVTVRNLRVVRVDPERNLLIVKGAVPGHNGACVLVRKAVSLEQEAARAAQE comes from the coding sequence ATGGTCAAGGCGCTCCTGGGCAAAAAGATCGGGATGACGCAGGTGTTCGACGAGGCGGGTGCCGTCGTGCCGGCGACCGTCCTGCAGGTGGGACCGTGCATGGTGACCCAGGTGAAGACGCCGCCCGCGGACAGGGTGCCCGGCGTGCAGATCGGCTTCGATGAGGCCAGGCGCAAGCGGGTCACCAGGCCGCTGGCCGGCCACTTCGCCGCCGCCGGCGTGTCCCCGCAGCGCATCCTGCGCGACGTGCAGCCGGACGGCGACGAGATGCCCGCGCTGGGTCAGGAGCTTCGGGTGGACATCTTCGACGGTGTCTCCAAGGTCGACGTCGTCGGCCTCAGCAAGGGACGCGGCACCGCCGGCGTGGTCAAGCGGCACGGCTTTGGCGGCCAGCCGGAGACGCACGGCGGGCGCACCCGGCGGATTCCGGGCTCGATCGGGTCCGGCACCTGGCCCGGTCGCGTCTGGAAGGGCAAGAAGATGGCCGGGCACATGGGCGCCGCCCGGGTGACCGTGCGCAACCTGCGGGTGGTGCGCGTGGATCCGGAGCGCAACCTGCTGATCGTCAAGGGCGCCGTGCCCGGACACAACGGAGCGTGCGTGCTGGTTCGGAAGGCCGTCAGCCTGGAGCAGGAAGCCGCCCGGGCAGCGCAGGAATGA
- the rplD gene encoding 50S ribosomal protein L4, with protein sequence MDIPVYNIAGQVVDHVSVDAAALGGKPNMALLRQALLMYEANKRVGTASVKTRSTVSGSGKKPWRQKHTGRARHGSRYSPIWVGGAVAHGPQPRDYRQRMPRNARRRALASAFLAKAIDGEVLAVDALELPEARTKAMASVLKNVGATRTCLIVLAEHDGDLWRCTRNIPGAAMCTCRELNAYDMVRPQRVVFTREALEQFLNSQADRAAEAAAAAASEQAGV encoded by the coding sequence ATGGACATACCGGTATACAACATAGCGGGCCAGGTCGTGGACCACGTGAGCGTGGACGCGGCCGCCCTGGGCGGCAAGCCCAACATGGCCCTGCTGCGCCAGGCGTTGCTGATGTATGAAGCGAACAAGCGCGTCGGCACAGCCTCGGTCAAGACCCGTTCCACCGTGAGCGGCAGCGGCAAGAAGCCCTGGCGCCAGAAGCACACCGGCCGGGCCCGCCACGGCAGCCGCTACAGCCCGATCTGGGTCGGCGGAGCCGTGGCCCACGGGCCGCAGCCCCGGGACTACCGCCAGCGCATGCCGCGCAACGCCCGGCGCCGGGCGCTCGCGAGCGCCTTCCTGGCCAAGGCGATCGACGGCGAGGTGCTGGCCGTCGACGCGCTGGAACTGCCCGAGGCCAGGACGAAGGCCATGGCGTCCGTGCTGAAGAACGTCGGTGCGACGCGCACGTGCCTGATCGTGCTGGCCGAGCACGACGGCGACCTCTGGCGGTGCACGAGGAACATCCCCGGCGCGGCCATGTGCACGTGCAGGGAACTGAACGCCTACGACATGGTCCGCCCGCAGCGGGTCGTCTTCACCCGGGAGGCGCTGGAGCAGTTCCTGAACAGCCAGGCCGACCGGGCCGCCGAGGCGGCCGCCGCGGCGGCGTCCGAACAGGCAGGGGTGTGA
- the rplW gene encoding 50S ribosomal protein L23, giving the protein MNSYDIIRKPLHTEKGVDDMRENSTYHFEVTPAATKSQIRHAIEELFPGRKVVDVRTVTVKGKRRRVRMTVGTTSTRKKAIVRLRPGDTIDIGY; this is encoded by the coding sequence ATGAACAGCTACGACATCATCCGCAAGCCGCTGCACACCGAGAAGGGCGTCGACGACATGCGGGAGAACAGCACCTATCACTTTGAAGTGACGCCGGCCGCCACGAAGTCGCAGATTCGCCACGCCATCGAAGAGCTTTTCCCGGGCCGCAAGGTCGTCGACGTTCGCACGGTCACGGTCAAGGGCAAGCGGCGGCGCGTGCGGATGACGGTCGGCACGACCAGCACGCGCAAGAAGGCGATCGTCCGGCTGCGGCCGGGCGACACGATCGACATCGGGTACTAA
- the rplB gene encoding 50S ribosomal protein L2: MAIKPYKPTTPGRRGMTTTDLSEITRSKPEKSLLRPLRKTGGRNNYGRTTARFRGGGHKRRYRLIDFKRNKDGVPATVLGIEYDPNRSARIALLEYEDGEKRYIIAPDGLKVGSRLESGPDAEPHVGNCLPLARVPLGLYVHNVELQPGRGGQIVRSAGTAAQVSAREGDYVHLILPSGEIRIVLGRCRCTIGRASNIEHQNVKWGKAGRTRWRGRRPHVRGTAQNPVSHPMGGGEGRRGGGRHPCGPTGVLSKGGRTRKHKKHSDRFIVRRRRK; this comes from the coding sequence GTGGCCATCAAGCCCTACAAACCGACGACGCCCGGGCGGCGTGGGATGACGACGACGGACCTCTCGGAGATCACCCGGAGCAAGCCGGAGAAGTCGCTTCTGCGCCCCCTCCGCAAGACGGGCGGGCGCAACAACTACGGACGGACCACGGCCCGGTTCCGTGGGGGCGGCCACAAGCGCCGCTACCGCCTGATCGACTTCAAGCGGAACAAGGACGGCGTGCCGGCCACCGTCCTGGGCATCGAATACGACCCCAACCGGAGCGCCCGCATCGCCCTGCTGGAGTATGAGGACGGCGAGAAGCGGTACATCATCGCCCCGGACGGGCTGAAGGTGGGCAGCCGGCTGGAGAGCGGGCCGGACGCCGAGCCCCACGTCGGCAACTGCCTGCCGCTGGCGCGCGTGCCGCTGGGCCTGTACGTCCACAACGTGGAGCTGCAGCCCGGGCGCGGCGGCCAGATCGTCCGCAGCGCCGGCACGGCGGCGCAGGTGAGCGCGCGCGAGGGCGACTACGTGCACCTGATCCTGCCCAGCGGGGAGATCCGCATCGTGCTGGGGCGGTGCCGGTGCACGATCGGCCGGGCCAGCAACATCGAGCACCAGAACGTCAAGTGGGGCAAGGCCGGGCGCACCCGGTGGCGCGGCCGGCGCCCCCACGTGCGCGGCACCGCGCAGAATCCCGTCAGCCACCCGATGGGCGGCGGCGAGGGGCGGCGCGGCGGCGGGCGGCATCCGTGCGGCCCCACCGGCGTGCTGTCCAAGGGCGGCCGTACCCGCAAGCACAAGAAGCACAGCGACCGGTTCATCGTGAGAAGGCGGAGGAAATAG
- the rpsS gene encoding 30S ribosomal protein S19: MSRSLKKGPYVDEKVLRKVMKQKEQGGRDPIKTWARSCTVIPDFVGHAFLVHNGRSFERIFITEDMVGHKLGEFAPTRTFRGHGGRKK; encoded by the coding sequence GTGAGCAGATCGCTCAAAAAAGGTCCCTACGTGGACGAGAAGGTCCTGCGGAAGGTGATGAAGCAGAAGGAGCAGGGCGGGCGCGACCCGATCAAGACCTGGGCGCGCTCGTGCACCGTGATCCCGGATTTCGTCGGGCATGCGTTCCTGGTGCACAACGGCCGTTCGTTCGAACGGATATTCATCACGGAGGACATGGTGGGGCACAAGCTGGGCGAATTCGCCCCCACCAGGACCTTCCGGGGCCACGGCGGGCGCAAGAAGTAG